The genomic segment CAATACCGGACAGGGCAGTTTTTTTCATGTGGCTGATATTTTCAGGATAAAAATGTCCCGGGGCAAGTCCAAGAATCAGGCGATTAATACGAATGTTATCATCCCCGTTGAAAATGCCAGTATCAATCAGGGCCTTGCCAATGCACAGCCAGTAGGTCTTATCTTTGACATAATCCCGGAAATCCCTGCGAATAAAGCTGTCCTGGTATGCAAGAGCCTCTTCACCTACATAAAATCTTTCACCTTCAATGCCATAGACCGAATGATTATTCAAGCCCCTGTTATCTCTACCGGCTTCTGCAAAGATTCTGGGAAAGCATATGGTTTTAATGGATTCATCACCGTTTTTCAGGCAAACTTTGGCCTGTCCGAATCCGATGTCCATTCCTGCAATAATTTTTTTCATTTGGTTCCTCCCTGTGTTTACATAAAAAAGTTGGTTTGAATTAATTAATCAATATCTGATATGGATTATCAGGAGGTTTAATAATGTTATGAATCACTGGTTAATTTTTTATTGAATAGTATCTGTCCGTTTTTTGAACATTATTCTTTAACAGTGATATTAAACAATTATTAATTCTCTCCATACTTGTCAATGAAAAATGTTGATGTAAATAATTATTTATATAATTGATTTATAAAACTTTTATAGATCAATTATAAATGATCTATTAACTTTAAAATATGATTATTTTGCCTTTGCCATAATAATGAATTAAATGATTTATAAGACTGGTTTATAATAATGGTTATTTTCGATTGATTAAGGTATGGTATTTTGGGGATGAATCAGTGCAGTTGAATAAATTTTAAAAAACTTGTTAAATTAATTGTTATAAATCATTTATAAACAGAATTATTTTATAATTATTAGAGTAATGATTTATATTACTGGTAAAATCAATGGTCAAGACACCAAAAATATGGTCTTTTTCTGCAATCTGCATTGCTTTTCTTTTGCTAATCATTTGCATTAGATTATGTTTCAATAAACCGACCAAAACATTAAACAGCAGGAGTTCGGCAATGAATGATGTTGAAACCATGAAAGGACTGAAAATTCATTTAAAAGAACTCACAGTAAATATCGGCAATCGCAGTATCCGCTTTCCTGAAAATATAGAAAAAATAGCAGAATATATTGAAGCGTTTTATAAAGATATAGGCATCCCGGTACACAGAGAGCCTTATAAATACAGAAATATTGATGTAGCCAATATAGTAGCAGAACTCTCTCCAGGAGAAAAACCGGCAGTAAAGCATTACCTGCTTGGTGCTCATTATGATACTGTATCAGGCACTCCCGGTGCTGATGACAATGCAAGCGCCATAGCTGTTCAATTGGAGACAGCCAGGCAGTTAAGGAAAATAAATGCTGCAAACAGGTCTGGGATTAATATAAAATTTGTTTCTTTTGTCTTAGAAGAGCCTCCTGCTTTTGGAACCAGGTTCATGGGAAGCAGGGTATATGCAAAAAAAGCTCGAAAGGAAAAAGAGCAGATTGACGGAATGATCTGCCTGGAGATGGTGGGATACACCTGTCATAAACCGGGTTGTCAGGATTATCCGTTCCCGCTTATGTTTATGGGCTATCCTGAACAGGGGGATTTTATCGGGATTGTGGGGGATTATAAATCACGGAAATTTACCAGGACATTGTATAGCTCCTTTCAGGATAATCCAGGCCTTCCGGTTGTAAAGCTGACAGTTCCGTCAAAGGGCTGGCTGCTGCCTCCTGTGAGGCTTTCCGATCATGCATCTTTCTGGGATAACGGGTTCAAGGCTGTAATGATAACAGATACAGCCTTTTTTCGTAATCCGCATTATCATCGGGCTTCAGATACTATGAACACGCTTGATTTCAGGTTTATGGCTGAGTTGGTCAACAGCCTGGTGTTATTTTTTAATTCAGGCAATGATTTACACAAATGAAAATCATTAAAATTCATCAGCCAATCGTGAAAGCCTTTCCATTATTTCGATTTCTTCTTCGTTATCTTGATCGCTTCCAGGTTTATTTCCTCCATTCCCGGCCATTGGGATATCGGATTTAATACCTGCATCCTTTAGATTGCTCCTGAAATAATGTCCTGAAAATGTCATATATAGACGCATGGTCGATATAAAAAGCATCCGTATATCGTCTTCCCTGAAACTGTTTATGAAATCAATAATATCGGATTCTGATTCATCATACATATAAGTTTGAAATCTCGTTTTCTTTTGGCCTTTCATAATACTTCTATCCTCTTTTCCATGTTTGCGGGTTTAATTCATTCAATCTTCAATACTGCTAAAAATTTCCATTGCCTTCAGATCAAAAACTCCTTTTCCTTTGTTTGTAACCACATTTGAATCCGCTGTGTTAGACATAGGCGCATTCGCCGTTATCCTGCTTTGAAAATACCCTTCGCCAGTCATTTTCATACGAACGGCAGCAATGATTACAGAGTGAATCTCATTTTTGTTGTATGAAGAGAGATAATCAATTACATCATCTTCTCTTCCGGGAAAAATCCTGATTTGAATCTTTTTTTCTTTCTTTTTCATAACATATTTCTCTTTGCTTCCTCCATTATTCCGTATCGGTAGAATCCGACAGCATTGCTCATTTCAGGAGTTTTCAAGACAAGAATCTGAGATTTAAAAGTCTTCAGGAAATCCTCTTTGATAAAATAAGCGCCGCCTCCTGTGATAAGGATTGCTTTCATCCTGTCCAGTCGGTCTTCCCATTTCTGGTGAACCTGGTTTTGAATTTGATTAATAAGATCATTGAGAAGAGAAGTTACAGTTTCCTTCAGGTCAAGATTCCGGCCTCTGTAAACCAGGTGAGAGCCTTTGAGGACATCGGTCAGCAGACCGATGGGCGGGGAGTAGTTGTATTTTTTTCTGATTATCTCACGTAAACGATCAAGGACAATCCGTACGCCAGTATCTTCAGACAGGTTCATGCCGCCCAGGAATCGTCCCTTTTCAAACATTACAAAATCAGTAGTCCTGAATCCAATATCAACAACTCCGTATAAATTCAGGTAATCTTCATCATTGTTCATGGCCCCGTCATTTTGGAGTATATATCGGAAATATGCTCCTGAACCCTGGGGAAGGATGTTGCAGAATGCTGCCGAAAAGTTAAATTTTCTTTGGGCAACAGTGAAAGTAAGCCCTGACAATGCCTTTTCCCGGAGTTGTTTTTTGATTTCACTTGTAAAGTGACCCGGTGCCACACCTATTACTAATCGAGTTAAGCGTACTTCGTTGGTCAATTTGAAAAATCCGAGATCAAACAGGCATTTTCCGATTGTCAGCCAGTATTCATCTCTTAAAAGATAGTCCCTTGCCTCATCCCTGACGATTTGTTCAGGATACAGAAGAGCATCTGTACCTATCAGATAGCTATGCCCATTGACCTGAAAAGTAGTCAGCCCTCTAAGTTCTTCAAACTGTGTAGATTCATCCTCAGCCAGTAACCGGGGAAATCCGGTAGTTATGATTTTATTACCATTTGAGATACAGCATTTAACAACGCCATATCCTACATCAATCCCTGCCACAATCTGCTTTTCTGACATTAAACCTCCTTAATGCAAAATAGAACAATCGTGAAAAATCAATAAAAATAGTTGGTTAAAAAAGCGCTGTAAATCAGGAATTTACAGGCTGAAAAATGTTTCAGATAAACGCTCAGAGCAACTCTTAAGAACGTTTTTTTATTTCTGGGTGAAACTTCCGGAAATGTGGAAAACGTTTCAGAGTATTTTTCAGAACGTTTTTTACTTTGATAAGGCAAAAGTTTCATAAAAAAACGCAGTGAAAAGTTTTTCAATATATGTTTTCTATTCATCAAATCGAAAAAAGCGTTCACTGAAAGCTGTCCCATATTATTCTCCTGATTTTATAATCCCCCCAATGTATTTAAAAATATGGTATAACCTTTTAGCGGAAACACTGCATTTTCGAGCGTTGCAAAATTCAGAATATTTTGATGTTTCTTTGCAAATTTTCAGGAAAATTTGAGATATATGAGATTTTGCTTGATTTAAATGGTGAGTAGAAGATTAAGAAAAAGTGATTTCAAACCGATTTCATGAAAACAAAAAACCCGGTTCCACCATATTTGATAGGAACCGGGTTTTTATTTACACTGAGCCAAGATACTGGCTCACAACATCATCTCTGTCCGGGCCGTGTCCCAGTTCGGCTTTGAGTAGCTGGCGTGCATCCCTGTCAAGGTTTTGCCATTCTTTCCCTGCAATCTGCTCTGCATTGCTTTTAAAATCCTCTCTGGATTCAAATTTACAGGGTGGCTGAAAGCCTGTCAGTTTTGCATACCGCTCCTGAGCGTATGCATGACGGCATCCATGACCTGATGCACCGCAGGCTGCCTTGCTGATACCATGTGCCCGGATTGTTCTGTAATATTTACCTGACCACTGCTTTTCCGTCATATGTCCGGGGATCAGGTTGTTTCCGTCAATGACTGTTCTTACATAGTTTATGGCGTACCCGGCTTTATCAGATATTTCATTGATAAAGCGCTCACGCCCGCCCTTTGTACCGTGCTGGATAAATACCCGTCCATCACTGAATACAGCTTGTTCAGGGTTGAATTTACAGGCTTCCTCGGTTCTCAGACCCAGTTCCCGTTCAAGTTGAAGCTGGGCTGCAACTCTGTGTTTATCAATGTCTGCGCTGGATTTCAGGTCTGACACTACATTCTCGTAAACTTCCTGTGGTACGGATTTGTCCTGATTTGTTATATATGTCCGGTTTTCAACACCGAATTCATTATTTTTATCGTGGATGCAGTTATTTCCGTAAAGTCGGCACACGGTGCGAACTCCGGAAAGATATTCCTTGATGGTTGCCGGTGCCAGTTCATTGATTTTCCAATGGTTAACAACGGCTCCCACATGTTTATTGCTGATATTGCTCCATTTTTTAACCCCGTATCCGAGTTCTCGCAGGGTTATGACAAAACGTTTTGCCTCTTTTATATGGTTGTGCTGTGTTTTAAATGATCCGTTATCACTTGTTTTTATAGCAATTTTAGCTCCTCTGATTAATGGGTCATCTCGTTTTCCCATTGCGTAAACCTCCTTTCCAAAGGTTATCTCATGTTAATTTCAAACCACCTGTCCATTGCGAATTGAAAGTATCAAATGGCTTTCCATCAGCATCCTGCAATCAGGATTCTATTGGAAAACCACCTGTTCTTTCCCGGTTTATGTTTAATGCGAGGTTATCCGCCGTTATTTTTTTAATAATGCTCCGGGAGTTATTAGAATAACCCCAATGGAAAATGGATAACTTAATTCGCTATATGGAACATCTGGTAGGCCAGACGATATATAGGGTGGTTGGTACGGTAGGAAATTTCAAACCGTTTTATGCGCCCGAATACGGGCGTTTTGCATGGTTATTCCGAAAGTTGTCCGAATTCTGGATGTACAAAACAGCCGAAAAAAAATTGGTTGTCAGTCGGAAATTTGTTTTGAGGTTTCTTTTGGATATGAATTGATTTTGATTTAATATCAGATGGTTTTGCTTGTTCTTGCTCGTTTTTCGATCAGTCAGAAAATGATTTCGGACTGATGATGTTTTTTTCGTTTGTTTCCGGTATGTTGTTTTTCGATGGCTGGTTAGTTTTTTTGGAACGCTCTATTGACCGTCTGTTTTTTTTATACAGCGCCATAAAAAAGGCGGTGGTGTCGTTACTGATTTTTTTTGAAGCTTGCAGAAATTTGTTAGATGATTGCTTTGTCAGTTTTCAGTCACCTGAAAACAGGGTCGGGTTTTGTTTTGTGTGAATGCAGAGTTGGTTATGCAGATAGTTTGTGTCTCCTGCTCATATTTATCATTCCTTTGAACCAATAAGTGCTGTTTAGCCTTATACCGCTGCACAAATTATTTCGATCTTTGAAGTTTGGCCTGATACCGTTACAAAGACCGCAGAGGAATGATGAAACTGCTTGTGAATCTGTTTCATTTTGGCAGCCTGTGTAAAAAATTTCACACGTTTCCTGAAGTTTAGCCTTATGCCGTTACAGGGGTGCCAAAGAAATTTTTGTTCTGTGCATAAAATTAACGATCCCCGAGCATAAAGCAGCATACACCGCATTTAGGGCATCCTGGATTCTTGAACATGGAATACCGGATTAACCGTTAATTCTGAAGGTTGAAGGGCTTTGCCAGGGGTACTCCTGACCTGTCCTGTGGCCTGACTGAGCAGGGGGCATCAATAGAGATTTCTATTGAGCAAATAATGGTGTATATAAACAACATTTTTTTAAAGAAATCAATAGATTTTTGCATATTTAAATGTATATGCTTGACCTGCTCTGAAACAATATATTACTTATTACTTTAAGTGTCCTGTTTAAAAAAGGGTTTAAAAGGATACTCAGATGATCCGGTATTTTAATGTTATAATTTTAATATAATAAATGGTGAATATGTGGAAATAAGCAATCCCCATGACAAACTAATCAGAGAAGTAGCGAGTGATAAACCTTTTGCTGCTGATATTCTTCAGAATTATCTTCCTGAAGATGTGGTAAAACTTATTGATCTAAACACTCTGGAAATTTCAAAGGATTCTTTTATTGAAAAGGAACTGAAAGATTATTATTCGGACCTGCTTTATAAAATCAATCTGGCAGATAAGCCCGGATATGTTTATCTTTTGTTTGAACATAAAAGTTATAAAGACAGGCTGGCTCCGCTTCAGGTTCTTGAATATATGCCTAAAATCTGGCGGCTGCATTTGAAGCAGCATAAAAAAGAGCCTCTGCCGGTTATAATCCCCATGTTTTTATATCACGGGCAAAGCAAATGGAAAGATACGAGGTTTTCAGATTTAATGGATGAGTCAGCCTCTCTGCTGTCTGCTTATGTACCTGATTTTGAATATGTAATGCTTGATCTGACACAATATTCAGATGCGGAAATAAAGGGAGATGTTTTATCCCGCGTGGTCATGCTGCTGTTTAAACATATCTCAGACCCGGATATAATTGAAAAACTGCCTGCAATTTTCTCTTTGATGCAGGAAATCATTGAAACTGAAAACGGACTTAGATACCTTGAGGCAATTTTGAGATATGTTATCAGCACTTTGAATATGTCTGACGAGCAGATAAAAAGTGTTGTAAAAACATCAATTTCAAAAGAGAAAGGAGATATAATTATGACTACAATAGAAAGATGGAAAAATGAGGCAATTATGACAGCGATGGAAAGATGGAAGAGTGAGGCAATGAAGGATGCTGAAAGATTAATACAAATTGAGGCTATTAAAATGGGCCTGAGTATTAAGTTTAAAGACCAGTATCAAAAATTTATGAATATTATTGATAAAGTTGAAGATATTGATAGATTAAAGAAAATTAAGCAAGCTGTTAAGATAGTAAAAGATGAATATGAATTTCTTAAATTGATTGAGCAGTAAGTATCTTCTCAAACTTCCTTATCCTATTATAAAAGACTTAAAATCATGACTTTGGCAGAAAGATTGAAAAACAAAGGTTATCTTCACCCTTGTCTGCCAGGGCATTTTAATAAAATCTTCATTTGCTTAGCGGAATCAAAACATATCATCAAGATATTACAGGAAAATGTTTCTTTACAATAATACTGATGAAGTATAATATTGAAAGTATTCTGAGCTAGGATATTCCTGTTAATGTTGTATTACAGCAGGTTATTAGCTATATGCCGTATTAATTATCAAATGTTTCAAACAAAAGGATAAAAACCGTTTTAAACATGAACCAAAACATTCAACAGCAATTAACAGGCATCTGTCAGACTATTAATAAATCTTCACAGACTTTGGAGCATCTTTGGCAGCACTATCCCCTGGTCTGGCAGGAGCTGGGATGGACTCAGGCTCAGGTGCGGCTGTGGCTGGGGTGTCTGCCGGATATTGTGGCTGCTGATGCTGATATGGACAATCCGGTTTACAGTTTTCAGGGGGAAACAAAACCTGATGATGACCTGGGTGATGTTATTGTGAAGGTGCTGGAAGCAGTGGGCAGGCCCATGCCTGTTAAGCAGTTGATGAATAAATTGCCAGGCGGTCTGGTTGTTACTGTTCCTATGGTTCAGGC from the Desulfonema limicola genome contains:
- a CDS encoding M28 family peptidase: MNDVETMKGLKIHLKELTVNIGNRSIRFPENIEKIAEYIEAFYKDIGIPVHREPYKYRNIDVANIVAELSPGEKPAVKHYLLGAHYDTVSGTPGADDNASAIAVQLETARQLRKINAANRSGINIKFVSFVLEEPPAFGTRFMGSRVYAKKARKEKEQIDGMICLEMVGYTCHKPGCQDYPFPLMFMGYPEQGDFIGIVGDYKSRKFTRTLYSSFQDNPGLPVVKLTVPSKGWLLPPVRLSDHASFWDNGFKAVMITDTAFFRNPHYHRASDTMNTLDFRFMAELVNSLVLFFNSGNDLHK
- a CDS encoding ParM/StbA family protein, with the translated sequence MSEKQIVAGIDVGYGVVKCCISNGNKIITTGFPRLLAEDESTQFEELRGLTTFQVNGHSYLIGTDALLYPEQIVRDEARDYLLRDEYWLTIGKCLFDLGFFKLTNEVRLTRLVIGVAPGHFTSEIKKQLREKALSGLTFTVAQRKFNFSAAFCNILPQGSGAYFRYILQNDGAMNNDEDYLNLYGVVDIGFRTTDFVMFEKGRFLGGMNLSEDTGVRIVLDRLREIIRKKYNYSPPIGLLTDVLKGSHLVYRGRNLDLKETVTSLLNDLINQIQNQVHQKWEDRLDRMKAILITGGGAYFIKEDFLKTFKSQILVLKTPEMSNAVGFYRYGIMEEAKRNML
- a CDS encoding integrase domain-containing protein, whose product is MGKRDDPLIRGAKIAIKTSDNGSFKTQHNHIKEAKRFVITLRELGYGVKKWSNISNKHVGAVVNHWKINELAPATIKEYLSGVRTVCRLYGNNCIHDKNNEFGVENRTYITNQDKSVPQEVYENVVSDLKSSADIDKHRVAAQLQLERELGLRTEEACKFNPEQAVFSDGRVFIQHGTKGGRERFINEISDKAGYAINYVRTVIDGNNLIPGHMTEKQWSGKYYRTIRAHGISKAACGASGHGCRHAYAQERYAKLTGFQPPCKFESREDFKSNAEQIAGKEWQNLDRDARQLLKAELGHGPDRDDVVSQYLGSV
- a CDS encoding Rpn family recombination-promoting nuclease/putative transposase, whose amino-acid sequence is MEISNPHDKLIREVASDKPFAADILQNYLPEDVVKLIDLNTLEISKDSFIEKELKDYYSDLLYKINLADKPGYVYLLFEHKSYKDRLAPLQVLEYMPKIWRLHLKQHKKEPLPVIIPMFLYHGQSKWKDTRFSDLMDESASLLSAYVPDFEYVMLDLTQYSDAEIKGDVLSRVVMLLFKHISDPDIIEKLPAIFSLMQEIIETENGLRYLEAILRYVISTLNMSDEQIKSVVKTSISKEKGDIIMTTIERWKNEAIMTAMERWKSEAMKDAERLIQIEAIKMGLSIKFKDQYQKFMNIIDKVEDIDRLKKIKQAVKIVKDEYEFLKLIEQ